From the Leptolyngbya sp. O-77 genome, one window contains:
- a CDS encoding ExbD/TolR family protein, which yields MNIPDEADDIPPINIVPMIDVIFAILTFFIMSSLFLTRSEGLPVNLPKAQTAQSQQQTRITVTIDQSGEVFVDRQSVSVDDLAAQIKSQMGNQSEALVVINADEKVEYGSVITVMDRLRTVEGVKVGVSTQRP from the coding sequence ATGAATATTCCTGACGAAGCGGACGATATTCCGCCAATTAACATCGTGCCGATGATCGATGTCATCTTTGCGATTCTGACCTTCTTCATCATGTCGTCGCTGTTTTTGACGCGCTCCGAGGGATTGCCAGTGAATTTGCCAAAAGCGCAAACGGCTCAATCCCAGCAGCAGACTCGTATTACCGTCACCATTGATCAATCAGGAGAGGTGTTTGTCGATCGCCAGTCTGTATCTGTAGATGATCTGGCCGCGCAAATCAAATCGCAAATGGGAAACCAGTCCGAAGCGCTTGTGGTGATCAATGCTGATGAAAAAGTTGAGTACGGAAGCGTGATAACCGTGATGGATCGACTGCGAACTGTAGAAGGCGTCAAAGTTGGTGTCTCGACGCAGCGGCCGTAA
- a CDS encoding TonB family protein — translation MTFSHTVAQQRAKQEKYVRRFVGYSLVGSFLLHGIAMGMRVSRFENPPAAEDLVVVVEPPTEPIPVPSPIQSETVQPEQVEREQPLASRSVDAPGASRDAELVEPPTVPQRSPDAPPSPSELPSASPQTPAAEPTGTADAEDENPAPGPLRSFFPTSSGSPEGAGTVAAAPGTTGAGDRPVANPESDSGEGSRSRGGSQSREITCRGCDFDYPDQANGAEGTARVVVETDASGRVVSVMLSRSSGNAELDQAALRQARERVRLNNARAGESYPLDIEFVQPGSRSASQARQRGDRRSITVTDPAPAADTPSAPATATQQPPTPTPSPSSQPSTAAPAAATSPSPAALPNASPTEPSSSPASVQAEPTPASSPAPTPASVPSRPASPAPARSPSATPAARPSATPRPAPAARPSAPAERPRPAIERNNAPIVDVRPEAPARPRFRPLPRRTPRPTPAAPVAPTTPPPAADSPE, via the coding sequence ATGACCTTTTCACATACCGTTGCTCAGCAGCGAGCCAAGCAAGAAAAATATGTAAGGCGTTTTGTCGGCTATAGCCTTGTGGGGTCTTTTCTGCTGCACGGAATTGCCATGGGCATGAGAGTCAGCCGCTTCGAAAATCCCCCAGCAGCAGAGGATTTGGTGGTGGTGGTGGAGCCGCCGACCGAGCCAATCCCTGTTCCTAGTCCGATTCAGTCAGAGACGGTACAACCAGAACAGGTCGAGCGGGAACAGCCACTTGCGTCTCGGTCTGTAGACGCGCCTGGTGCCAGTCGCGATGCCGAACTCGTAGAGCCGCCGACCGTTCCCCAGCGATCGCCAGATGCTCCCCCCTCACCTAGTGAATTGCCCTCAGCAAGCCCGCAGACCCCCGCGGCAGAGCCAACCGGAACCGCTGACGCAGAAGATGAAAATCCTGCGCCGGGGCCGCTTAGAAGCTTCTTTCCCACTTCGTCAGGCTCTCCTGAAGGCGCAGGAACGGTCGCCGCAGCGCCAGGAACGACGGGTGCAGGCGACCGCCCTGTCGCAAACCCGGAGTCAGATTCTGGCGAGGGCAGTCGTTCCAGAGGTGGCAGTCAGTCTCGGGAAATCACCTGTCGCGGCTGCGATTTTGATTATCCGGATCAGGCGAATGGCGCAGAGGGCACTGCCCGAGTCGTTGTGGAAACTGATGCCAGCGGTCGAGTGGTATCGGTGATGCTCTCTCGCTCTAGCGGCAATGCTGAGCTAGATCAAGCCGCGCTGCGCCAGGCCCGAGAGCGGGTGCGCTTAAACAATGCCAGAGCCGGAGAGAGCTACCCTCTAGATATCGAGTTTGTGCAGCCGGGTTCCAGGTCGGCTTCACAGGCGCGGCAACGGGGCGATCGCCGCAGCATCACCGTGACTGATCCAGCCCCAGCGGCAGACACTCCCTCAGCTCCCGCCACTGCCACCCAACAGCCGCCCACTCCAACCCCTAGCCCCTCCTCCCAGCCTTCTACTGCCGCTCCCGCCGCTGCAACCAGCCCCTCACCCGCTGCGCTCCCGAATGCTTCCCCGACGGAGCCTAGCTCGTCTCCAGCTTCAGTCCAGGCAGAGCCAACCCCAGCATCAAGCCCAGCACCAACTCCAGCATCGGTCCCAAGCAGACCCGCCAGTCCGGCTCCAGCGCGTAGCCCCAGCGCCACACCCGCTGCCCGTCCCAGCGCCACGCCCAGACCCGCCCCTGCCGCCCGTCCTTCTGCACCGGCTGAGCGCCCCCGCCCCGCGATTGAGCGAAACAATGCGCCAATTGTGGATGTCCGTCCAGAAGCGCCGGCCCGACCCAGGTTTCGGCCGCTGCCCAGGCGGACACCCCGTCCCACCCCAGCAGCGCCCGTTGCCCCCACGACTCCACCGCCAGCGGCAGACTCGCCAGAGTAG
- a CDS encoding MotA/TolQ/ExbB proton channel family protein, whose protein sequence is MWPLLGFSIAAIALIAERLVFWARVNRRQKPVVQEVLRIYQQDLGTALVKLRQNADLPIARIFLEALEVDHFPPHAFRLTLEGATQAELPMLRRFNSIFDMIITSSPLLGLLGTVLGLIRSFASLNLGSVGSESAVQVTGGISEALVSTAAGLIVAVFMLLFASMFRGFYRRQIAAIQEYSSQLEVLHLSRHEGFAPMSQVVPALSQS, encoded by the coding sequence ATGTGGCCCTTGCTGGGGTTTTCGATCGCGGCGATCGCCCTGATTGCCGAGCGCCTCGTGTTCTGGGCAAGGGTCAATCGTCGCCAAAAGCCAGTCGTTCAAGAAGTGCTCCGAATTTACCAGCAAGACTTGGGGACGGCCCTGGTTAAGTTGCGACAAAACGCCGACCTGCCCATTGCTCGCATTTTCCTGGAAGCGCTAGAAGTGGATCACTTTCCGCCCCATGCCTTCCGCCTGACGCTAGAAGGGGCAACCCAAGCAGAACTGCCGATGCTGCGACGGTTCAATTCCATCTTTGACATGATCATTACCTCGTCGCCCCTGTTGGGATTGCTGGGAACAGTGCTGGGTTTGATTCGTTCTTTTGCGTCGCTGAATCTAGGGAGTGTGGGCAGCGAAAGTGCTGTGCAGGTGACGGGCGGCATTAGCGAAGCGCTGGTTTCAACCGCCGCAGGTCTCATCGTGGCTGTGTTCATGCTGCTGTTCGCCAGTATGTTCCGTGGGTTTTATCGACGACAAATTGCGGCCATTCAGGAATATAGTAGCCAGCTAGAAGTGTTGCACCTGAGCCGTCATGAAGGGTTCGCTCCCATGTCTCAAGTTGTCCCCGCGCTGAGCCAATCGTAA
- a CDS encoding TonB-dependent siderophore receptor, which produces MVKVWCDRAVRSRVFFGVIQSVTGSLGAIATLLLLTPAVYAEAASDAVDTGEPITEAIAPLELTELDQPATTVDEWIAQIEASLTQITDVRVEETEAGLQIILETENGALAVPETRAIGNALIADIPNAAIAEEFSQANPIEGIALVSVTSLPGDRVRVAITGTDAPPVADVTTEAQGLVLAVMLGDADAVTEEDAIQVVVTGEQDEGYNPSSASTATRTDTPLRDIPQSIQVVPQQVLQDQQVTRLSEALRNVPGVARGGITPRFTFVEDALIRGFDANYLVNGLNSLTGFAPIFEASNIESVEVLRGPASVLYGQGFTGGIVNLVTKQPLSEPYYSFELSAGSFSFYRGSVDFSGPLNDNGTVLYRFTGAAQTTESFFDFYDAQRYSLAPTLTWQISDQTRITFEANYAQATQPFDLGLPAVGTILPNPNGDIPRDRYVSEPSDNGQYDALTLGYDFQHRFSDNWEIRNAFRFVDFNISRAAVFSLGLDPDGRTLNRGFQSPHFEETVYNLDTYVVGEFDTGSIEHQLVAGVNLFRRESGLSGFNRSAPPLDLFDPDYGQPLGDVTARYDNLTTTDFVGFYLQDQITLLENLKLLLGGRFDIATQESEDFLESTDSFQQNEAFSPRIGIVYQPIPAISLYGSYSRSFLPVVGRTADGSLFQPERGTQYEIGMKADLNDQLTATLAFYDLTRSNVETPDLENPDFSIQTGEQRSQGIEFNVAGEILPGWNVIGGYAYTDARITEDNTFDVGNQINNIPKHAFNLWTSYQLQEGDLEGLGFGLGLFFVGDRPGDLDNSFEIPSYLRTDAAIFYERDRFRAALNFRNIFDIDYFESAGNINRVILGEPFTVQGTLSWTF; this is translated from the coding sequence ATGGTGAAGGTTTGGTGCGATCGGGCTGTGAGAAGCCGCGTGTTTTTTGGTGTAATTCAATCGGTGACGGGAAGTTTGGGGGCGATCGCCACTCTTCTGCTCCTCACCCCCGCTGTCTATGCCGAGGCAGCATCGGATGCTGTAGACACGGGTGAACCGATTACGGAGGCGATCGCACCTCTGGAACTAACCGAGCTTGACCAACCTGCCACCACCGTTGACGAGTGGATCGCCCAAATCGAAGCCTCGCTGACCCAAATTACTGATGTGCGCGTGGAGGAAACCGAGGCGGGCTTGCAGATCATTCTGGAAACGGAGAATGGTGCTTTGGCAGTGCCGGAAACAAGGGCGATCGGCAATGCCCTGATTGCGGATATTCCCAATGCCGCGATCGCAGAGGAGTTTTCTCAGGCAAACCCGATCGAAGGGATCGCATTGGTGAGTGTGACGAGTTTACCGGGTGACAGAGTTCGAGTCGCAATCACCGGAACCGATGCGCCGCCTGTAGCTGACGTAACTACAGAGGCTCAAGGATTGGTGTTAGCGGTGATGTTAGGAGATGCCGATGCGGTTACGGAAGAAGACGCAATTCAGGTGGTGGTGACGGGGGAGCAAGATGAGGGCTATAACCCATCGAGTGCCTCAACCGCAACGCGAACGGATACGCCACTCCGGGATATTCCCCAGTCAATTCAGGTTGTCCCACAACAGGTGCTTCAAGATCAGCAAGTCACTCGTTTAAGTGAGGCACTAAGAAACGTGCCAGGCGTAGCAAGAGGGGGAATTACACCTCGATTTACGTTCGTTGAAGACGCATTAATTCGGGGTTTTGATGCTAATTACTTAGTCAATGGCTTAAATTCACTCACAGGTTTTGCGCCTATCTTTGAAGCTTCAAACATTGAAAGCGTTGAAGTATTGAGAGGTCCAGCTTCAGTGCTCTACGGTCAGGGGTTTACTGGCGGCATCGTTAATCTAGTTACTAAACAGCCATTGAGTGAACCTTATTATTCTTTTGAACTCTCTGCGGGTAGCTTTAGTTTTTACCGGGGTTCCGTCGATTTTTCTGGTCCCTTGAATGATAATGGCACCGTACTCTATCGCTTTACGGGAGCAGCCCAAACCACAGAGAGCTTTTTTGACTTTTATGATGCCCAACGTTACTCTCTTGCTCCCACGCTGACATGGCAAATCAGTGATCAGACAAGGATTACCTTTGAGGCTAACTATGCTCAAGCCACTCAACCTTTTGATCTAGGGTTGCCAGCTGTAGGAACAATATTGCCAAATCCTAATGGTGATATTCCACGCGATCGCTACGTTAGTGAGCCTTCTGATAACGGACAGTATGATGCTTTAACACTAGGCTATGATTTCCAGCATCGTTTTAGCGACAATTGGGAAATTCGTAATGCTTTTCGATTTGTAGACTTCAATATTTCTAGAGCAGCCGTATTTAGTTTAGGTTTAGATCCTGACGGTCGCACGCTCAATCGAGGCTTTCAATCTCCACACTTTGAAGAAACAGTTTACAATCTGGACACCTACGTGGTGGGGGAATTTGATACAGGTTCCATAGAACATCAGCTTGTTGCAGGGGTGAATCTATTTAGACGAGAATCAGGATTGTCAGGTTTCAATCGCAGCGCGCCACCACTCGACTTATTCGACCCAGATTATGGTCAACCACTTGGAGATGTCACTGCTCGTTATGACAATTTAACAACCACTGATTTTGTTGGTTTTTACCTTCAAGATCAAATTACTCTGCTTGAAAATCTTAAGCTTCTATTAGGCGGACGCTTTGATATTGCGACTCAAGAATCAGAAGATTTTTTGGAATCAACTGACTCCTTTCAACAGAATGAAGCCTTTAGCCCTCGCATCGGGATTGTCTATCAACCTATTCCAGCCATTTCACTATACGGAAGTTACAGTCGTTCATTTCTACCTGTTGTTGGTCGAACGGCTGATGGCAGTCTATTTCAACCAGAACGAGGGACTCAGTATGAAATCGGTATGAAAGCCGATTTAAATGATCAACTTACGGCAACGCTAGCGTTTTATGATTTAACCCGTAGCAATGTCGAGACCCCAGACTTAGAAAATCCAGATTTCTCAATTCAAACGGGTGAACAACGAAGTCAAGGCATTGAGTTTAATGTTGCCGGTGAGATTCTCCCCGGATGGAATGTAATCGGAGGCTATGCCTATACAGATGCTCGCATCACAGAAGACAACACCTTTGATGTTGGTAACCAGATCAACAATATCCCTAAACATGCGTTCAATTTATGGACAAGCTATCAACTACAGGAGGGCGATTTGGAAGGATTGGGTTTCGGGTTAGGGTTATTTTTTGTTGGCGATCGCCCTGGCGATCTGGACAATTCATTTGAAATTCCCAGTTATTTACGAACTGATGCGGCTATTTTCTATGAACGAGATAGATTTCGTGCTGCGTTGAATTTCCGTAATATTTTCGACATAGATTATTTTGAATCTGCCGGAAATATAAATCGTGTAATTCTAGGTGAGCCGTTTACCGTGCAGGGAACGCTTTCATGGACGTTTTAG
- a CDS encoding ABC transporter ATP-binding protein — MDTALTARQLTLSYDRAAIIRDLHVEIPVRQITVLVGANGCGKSTLLKGLSRLLKPMSGAVYLNGLAIAKLPTKAVAQQLGLLPQGPTAPEGLTVRELVAQGRYPHQSWFQQWSAEDERLVEEALSITDMTDLGDRSLDSLSGGQRQRAWIAMALAQHTETLLLDEPTTFLDLAHQVEVLDLLHELNQVQKRTIVMVLHDLNQACRYADHLVVMRQGAIFAQGAPAEVMTEDIVREVFGLESRIISDPVSGTPLCIPISPKMRMKQERT, encoded by the coding sequence ATGGATACCGCACTCACTGCTCGTCAGCTCACGTTGTCCTACGATCGAGCCGCCATCATTCGGGATTTGCATGTTGAAATTCCAGTTCGCCAGATCACTGTCCTGGTTGGGGCCAACGGCTGTGGCAAGTCTACGCTGCTCAAAGGGCTGTCTCGCTTGCTGAAGCCGATGAGCGGAGCCGTATATCTGAATGGTTTGGCGATCGCCAAACTACCTACTAAAGCCGTCGCCCAGCAGTTGGGACTCTTGCCCCAAGGCCCAACGGCTCCCGAAGGGCTGACGGTGCGCGAGCTGGTTGCACAGGGCCGGTATCCCCACCAAAGCTGGTTTCAGCAGTGGTCCGCAGAAGATGAGCGGCTGGTCGAAGAGGCCTTGAGCATTACCGATATGACAGACCTGGGCGATCGCTCCCTCGATAGCCTATCGGGTGGACAGCGCCAGCGCGCCTGGATCGCGATGGCTTTGGCGCAACATACAGAGACTCTGCTGCTGGATGAACCAACAACTTTTCTGGACTTGGCCCATCAGGTGGAAGTGCTGGATTTGCTGCACGAATTAAACCAGGTACAAAAACGCACGATTGTCATGGTGTTGCACGATTTAAACCAAGCCTGTCGTTATGCCGATCATTTAGTGGTGATGCGTCAAGGCGCAATTTTTGCCCAAGGCGCGCCCGCAGAGGTGATGACAGAAGACATAGTGCGCGAAGTTTTTGGATTAGAGAGCCGAATCATCTCTGATCCCGTATCTGGCACACCGCTGTGTATTCCCATCAGCCCCAAAATGCGGATGAAACAAGAACGAACCTGA
- a CDS encoding FecCD family ABC transporter permease — protein MSKSWLAIRFSSVPLSFRLDQRLPAVIALLSVIALGALVLSVSYGEYPVPPLDVVKTILGRATDNPDYQFVVYTLRLPRVIAAFLVGMGLAIAGTILQGLTRNPLAAPEVVGIEAGAGLAAVMVIVLLPALPLALLPASAFVGAFLAALLVYSLAWDQGSSPIRLILVGVGIGAVASAFTSLFITFGNINDVSQALVWLAGSVYGRNWEQVQVLLPWLVVFVPLSLLGARELNTLHLGDAVARGLGSRVEWQRGMLLLTSVALAGASVATAGTIGFVGLMAPHLARQLVGPSHEGLIPTAALVGGLIVMLADLLGRSLFAPIELPCGVITAAIGAPYFLYLLYRNRNA, from the coding sequence GTGTCGAAAAGTTGGTTAGCCATCCGTTTTAGCAGTGTTCCGCTATCCTTTCGACTGGATCAGCGGCTCCCTGCTGTCATTGCTCTGCTGAGCGTGATCGCCCTTGGGGCACTCGTCCTCAGCGTCAGCTACGGCGAATACCCGGTTCCACCGTTAGACGTGGTGAAGACTATTCTGGGACGAGCAACAGACAATCCTGACTATCAGTTTGTCGTTTACACGCTGCGTTTACCCAGAGTTATAGCAGCCTTTTTAGTTGGGATGGGATTGGCGATCGCGGGCACAATTCTCCAGGGGCTAACACGCAATCCACTGGCAGCGCCCGAAGTCGTCGGGATCGAGGCTGGCGCAGGGTTGGCAGCCGTGATGGTGATTGTGCTGCTGCCTGCGCTTCCCCTTGCGCTGCTGCCTGCGTCTGCCTTTGTGGGGGCATTCCTGGCTGCGCTGCTGGTGTATTCTCTCGCATGGGATCAAGGTAGTTCACCCATTCGTCTAATTTTAGTAGGCGTCGGAATTGGGGCAGTCGCTTCTGCATTCACCAGTCTGTTCATCACCTTTGGCAATATAAATGACGTAAGCCAAGCGCTAGTGTGGTTGGCAGGCAGCGTGTATGGGCGCAATTGGGAGCAAGTGCAAGTGCTCCTGCCCTGGTTAGTCGTGTTCGTTCCTCTATCACTTTTGGGTGCGCGTGAGCTGAACACCTTACACTTGGGCGATGCAGTGGCGCGGGGGCTGGGCAGCCGCGTGGAATGGCAGCGCGGAATGCTGCTGCTGACCAGTGTGGCTCTGGCGGGTGCGAGTGTGGCCACCGCAGGCACAATCGGCTTTGTGGGGCTGATGGCTCCTCACCTGGCGCGGCAGCTTGTGGGCCCCTCCCATGAAGGCCTGATCCCAACCGCAGCATTGGTTGGTGGGTTAATCGTCATGCTGGCCGATCTGCTAGGGCGATCGCTCTTTGCGCCGATTGAATTGCCCTGTGGCGTGATCACAGCCGCCATCGGCGCACCCTATTTCCTCTATCTGCTCTATCGCAATCGGAATGCTTAG
- a CDS encoding iron-siderophore ABC transporter substrate-binding protein has protein sequence MKRFQHRLITCIVLGVAIFLLTTACHQTLNLNNNIAATSTGDCRPVKHPMGETCIPLHPQRIVAIDILSLSNLIALGIKPAAGWIWSPLSEQIDLPEHLASRVSDVALYGYSADQPNLESILKFNPDLIVSPSGALTPGAYQQLSQIAPTVFVPWQEISRSWKQNLIETAKVFDKVDVANQLLDDYYRRVETLKQNLGNLQSTLNRRDRPFYAEFIFTRNGLMLAGKNSFSGTILNDLGLLSPQAPEGILLPMSEEKLPEIDADALFVGAHLEQGHATLKRLQNSPLWSRVNAVQQNQAHLVDFFSWYGFEFLSAHAVLDDIEKHLLGTHELR, from the coding sequence ATGAAGAGATTCCAGCATCGTTTGATCACCTGTATCGTACTAGGAGTTGCAATATTTTTGCTTACCACTGCCTGTCATCAAACTCTCAATCTAAACAACAATATTGCAGCTACTTCAACAGGCGATTGCCGACCTGTCAAACATCCAATGGGTGAAACCTGTATTCCATTGCATCCACAGCGGATTGTAGCAATAGATATTTTGAGCCTGAGCAACTTAATTGCTCTAGGGATCAAACCAGCGGCAGGATGGATATGGTCTCCTCTATCAGAACAGATTGATCTTCCTGAACATTTAGCAAGCCGAGTTTCAGATGTTGCTCTGTATGGTTATTCTGCTGACCAGCCTAACTTAGAAAGCATTTTGAAATTCAATCCAGATCTAATCGTTAGTCCGTCAGGTGCGTTAACTCCAGGTGCCTATCAACAATTATCTCAAATTGCTCCTACAGTGTTTGTCCCCTGGCAGGAAATCTCTCGCAGTTGGAAACAAAATCTGATAGAAACAGCAAAAGTTTTTGACAAAGTAGATGTTGCAAATCAGCTTCTGGATGACTACTATCGCAGAGTGGAAACGCTCAAACAAAACTTAGGCAATTTACAGAGCACTTTAAATAGGCGAGACCGACCATTTTATGCAGAATTTATCTTTACAAGGAATGGCTTGATGCTGGCTGGGAAAAATTCTTTCTCAGGTACAATTCTGAATGATCTGGGACTACTATCTCCACAAGCCCCCGAAGGCATACTCCTACCCATGTCTGAAGAAAAACTTCCAGAGATCGATGCCGATGCTCTTTTTGTTGGTGCCCATCTTGAACAGGGACACGCTACTTTAAAGCGGCTGCAAAACAGCCCTTTATGGTCTAGAGTCAATGCTGTTCAGCAAAATCAAGCTCACTTAGTCGATTTTTTCTCCTGGTACGGCTTTGAATTTCTCTCGGCTCATGCTGTCCTAGATGACATTGAAAAACACTTACTTGGCACACATGAATTACGCTAA
- a CDS encoding Uma2 family endonuclease, whose amino-acid sequence MADDTRQFRWIVLIQQNLEAWYANDPTVFVAGDLLWYPVEGDPKIRQATDAMVVFGRPKGERGSYQQWREDNIAPQVVFEIRAPGNSQTELDKKLIFYERYGVEEYYLYDPERNDLSGWLRQEEWLSPIDPIANWVSPRLEIRFDWSDYDLQLYLPNGVSFTTLEQERQRAEQERQRADAAEQQAARLAEQLRVLGVDPDQV is encoded by the coding sequence ATGGCAGACGACACTCGGCAGTTTCGTTGGATTGTGCTGATCCAGCAGAATTTAGAAGCTTGGTATGCCAATGATCCCACGGTGTTTGTAGCGGGTGACTTACTCTGGTATCCCGTTGAGGGAGACCCCAAAATCCGTCAGGCGACCGACGCAATGGTCGTGTTTGGCAGACCCAAGGGCGAACGTGGCTCCTATCAACAGTGGCGGGAAGACAACATTGCCCCCCAGGTGGTGTTTGAGATCCGCGCTCCTGGCAACTCCCAAACTGAACTGGATAAGAAACTGATCTTTTACGAGCGTTACGGGGTCGAAGAATATTACCTCTATGACCCCGAACGCAATGATCTCAGTGGTTGGCTCCGTCAAGAAGAGTGGCTCAGTCCGATTGATCCGATCGCCAACTGGGTTAGCCCTCGCCTAGAGATTCGGTTTGACTGGTCAGACTATGATTTGCAGCTTTATTTGCCAAATGGCGTATCATTCACCACCCTGGAGCAGGAGCGACAGCGAGCAGAGCAGGAACGACAGCGGGCAGATGCGGCAGAACAACAAGCCGCCCGATTAGCCGAGCAACTTCGCGTTCTGGGGGTTGACCCCGATCAGGTGTAA
- a CDS encoding helix-turn-helix transcriptional regulator, giving the protein MTLIFNESNWDELEQQAPVPCPAHLVLDDFEELTGVPTCLGRGYSRGMALVPGVWLNFNDKEYYQDFVVKTPAHEHPIQIEVFLSGYFDCNIYPRFGGTRSYFSGSGISPGYAESYQVGQRFTCINVEIKPEVLDSFLMGNCQQSSHQVRQLFKGEDWKVAFYPSVTPEIRAIAQQMWDAPYRGELKRLYLQAKVLELLVIYLDLIADSSEQPRVPGLKPETIDRLHQAKEILTRQLAHPPSLSELAQQVGVSDRTLQRGFREVFNTTVFGYLHTLRMEQAEWLLRNRQMRVSEVAHAVGYSHLGHFTEAFKRRFGITPKQCQKGEKGTVMAWMQGMHSS; this is encoded by the coding sequence ATGACGCTCATTTTCAATGAATCCAACTGGGACGAACTGGAACAGCAGGCTCCCGTGCCATGTCCTGCTCATCTGGTTCTGGATGATTTTGAGGAACTAACCGGTGTGCCCACCTGTTTGGGACGAGGCTACAGTCGCGGCATGGCGCTAGTGCCGGGGGTGTGGTTAAACTTCAACGACAAAGAATATTACCAGGACTTCGTCGTAAAAACCCCCGCCCACGAGCATCCAATTCAAATCGAAGTTTTTCTGTCAGGCTATTTTGATTGCAATATTTATCCCAGATTCGGCGGCACGCGCAGCTATTTCTCGGGCAGTGGCATTTCACCAGGCTATGCCGAAAGCTACCAGGTGGGGCAGCGGTTTACCTGTATTAATGTCGAGATTAAGCCAGAGGTGCTGGACTCGTTTTTAATGGGCAATTGCCAGCAGTCGTCTCATCAGGTACGGCAGTTGTTTAAAGGAGAAGATTGGAAAGTTGCGTTTTATCCCAGTGTCACGCCTGAGATTCGGGCGATCGCCCAGCAGATGTGGGATGCGCCTTATCGTGGGGAGTTGAAGCGGCTCTATCTCCAGGCGAAGGTGCTAGAACTTTTGGTCATCTACCTTGACTTGATTGCTGATAGCTCAGAACAACCTCGTGTACCTGGACTGAAACCAGAGACGATCGATCGTCTCCATCAGGCAAAAGAGATTCTGACTCGCCAGCTTGCCCATCCACCCTCGTTGTCGGAATTAGCGCAACAGGTAGGGGTGAGCGATCGCACTCTGCAACGCGGGTTTCGGGAGGTGTTTAATACGACGGTGTTTGGTTATTTACACACCCTGCGGATGGAGCAAGCGGAATGGCTGTTGCGAAACCGACAGATGCGGGTGTCAGAAGTAGCTCATGCGGTGGGCTATTCCCATCTGGGACATTTTACCGAGGCATTCAAGCGCAGGTTTGGAATAACGCCAAAACAATGCCAGAAAGGTGAGAAAGGAACCGTCATGGCATGGATGCAAGGGATGCATTCATCGTGA